From Paraburkholderia acidisoli, one genomic window encodes:
- a CDS encoding glycosyltransferase, with the protein MIGIVIPVHNEERLLGRCLDSVLTASRHEALDGERVRVVVVLDSCSDSSEAVAQNAGVEIVRIEARMVGAARAAGANILVSRGARWLSFTDADSYVAPDWLVRQLEIGANAVCGTVQIDQWDNQPESLRRIWCERYHDADGHRHVHGANLGVSVWAYERAGGFPSLTCSEDLALVDAIIAAGIPVVWSASPRVATSARTQARVGGGFGDTLARWAQEGANSGGSSLVA; encoded by the coding sequence ATGATCGGCATCGTTATCCCTGTACACAATGAAGAACGATTACTGGGCCGGTGTCTCGACAGCGTCCTCACAGCCTCTCGACACGAAGCGCTAGACGGGGAACGCGTGCGGGTCGTGGTTGTGCTTGACAGTTGCTCGGACAGCTCCGAAGCGGTAGCGCAGAACGCTGGCGTCGAAATAGTGCGAATTGAAGCGCGCATGGTGGGCGCGGCCCGCGCCGCCGGGGCGAATATCCTCGTGTCGCGCGGTGCGCGATGGCTGTCTTTTACGGACGCGGATAGCTATGTCGCGCCGGACTGGCTGGTGAGGCAACTGGAGATCGGGGCAAATGCAGTATGTGGGACCGTTCAGATCGACCAATGGGATAACCAGCCTGAATCGCTGCGTAGGATCTGGTGCGAGCGGTACCACGACGCCGACGGGCATCGTCATGTACACGGGGCGAATCTGGGCGTCAGCGTTTGGGCGTACGAACGCGCGGGAGGCTTTCCGTCTTTAACCTGTTCAGAAGATCTTGCGCTTGTCGACGCCATCATTGCAGCGGGAATTCCGGTCGTATGGAGTGCCTCACCGCGGGTTGCTACCAGCGCCCGTACTCAGGCGCGGGTGGGGGGCGGCTTCGGGGACACGTTGGCAAGATGGGCCCAGGAGGGCGCGAATTCTGGAGGAAGCAGTCTTGTCGCCTGA
- a CDS encoding response regulator, with product MLMLDNRIRRLAGEVKRMDTSPLRIVVVDDNELVADAVSATLEFEGFQSVPAYSGLDGIAKCQEHEVHAILLDISMPQCDRFATCRQIRSSAALRNILIIAYTALPPDFVCAHSIPGDFDGYCQKGVPADELAMFVASWFAS from the coding sequence ATGCTTATGCTCGACAATCGCATCCGAAGGTTGGCGGGAGAAGTGAAGCGCATGGACACATCGCCGCTACGCATCGTCGTTGTCGACGACAACGAGCTCGTTGCGGATGCGGTATCCGCAACGCTGGAGTTTGAAGGCTTCCAGAGTGTTCCAGCTTATTCAGGCCTTGACGGTATCGCCAAATGTCAGGAGCATGAAGTGCACGCCATTCTGCTTGACATCTCGATGCCGCAGTGCGATAGGTTTGCAACCTGCCGACAAATCCGGTCGAGCGCCGCGCTCAGGAATATACTGATAATCGCATACACGGCCCTTCCGCCGGATTTCGTCTGTGCCCACAGTATCCCCGGAGATTTTGATGGCTACTGCCAGAAAGGCGTCCCCGCTGACGAACTTGCCATGTTCGTTGCAAGCTGGTTCGCCAGTTAG